A single genomic interval of Heliangelus exortis chromosome 11, bHelExo1.hap1, whole genome shotgun sequence harbors:
- the CLPX gene encoding ATP-dependent clpX-like chaperone, mitochondrial isoform X2: MSACHSCAAAARLLGSTLPSARRGITCGRTRIPVLGKLGTFETCSLKRIPLRNFSETPAYFASKDGASKDSSGEGSKKSVGEGSGKKAGSGSSGKGGNQLRCPKCGDLCTHVETFVSSTRFVKCEKCHHFFVVLSEADTKKSIIKEPESAAEAVKLAFQQKPPPPPKKIYNYLDKYVVGQCFAKKVLSVAVYNHYKRIYNNIPANMRQQAEAEKQTSLTPRELEIRRREDEYRFTKLLQIAGISPHGNALGASMQQQMNQQIPQEKRGGEVLDSPNDDIKLEKSNILLLGPTGSGKTLLAQTLAKCLDVPFAICDCTTLTQAGYVGEDIESVIAKLLQDANYNVEKAQQGIVFLDEVDKIGSVPGIHQLRDVGGEGVQQGLLKLLEGTIVNVPEKNSRKLRGETVQVDTTNILFVASGAFNGLDRIISRRKNEKYLGFGTPSNMGKGRRAAAAADLANISGESDPHEDIEEKDRLLRHVEARDLIEFGMIPEFVGRLPVVVPLHSLDEKTLVRILTEPRNAVVPQYQALFSMDKCELNVTEDALKAIARLALDRKTGARGLRSIMEKLLLEPMFEVPNSDIVCVEVDKDVVEGKKEPGYIRAPTKDSSEEEYDSGVEEEGWPRQADAAHH; this comes from the exons gtaTTACTTGTGGTCGTACACGCATCCCTGTTTTAGGAAAACTTGGGACTTTTGAAACGTGTTCCCTAAAAAGAATTCCTCTTAGAAACTTCTCAGAAACACCAGCATATTTTGCTTCTAAGGATGGTGCAAGCAAGGATAGTTCTGGAGAGGGAAGCAAG AAGTCTGTCGGTGAGGGGAGTGGTAAAAAGGCAGGCTCTGGAAGTTCTGGGAAAGGAGGGAACCAACTGCGCTGCCCGAAGTGTGGGGATCTCTGCACACACGTGGAGACCTTTGTCT CTTCCACCCGTTTTGTGAAGTGTGAAAAGTGTCACCATTTTTTTGTTGTACTATCAGAGGCAGACACAAAAAAGAGCATCATTAAGGAGCCTgagtcagcagcagaagctgtgaaGTTGGCATTCCAGCAGAAGCCACCACCTCCACCGAAAAAG atttataaCTACCTCGACAAATACGTTGTTGGTCAGTGTTTTGCCAAGAAGGTGCTTTCAGTTGCTGTGTACAATCATTACAAGAGAATCTACAATAATATCCCAGCTAACATGAGACAgcaagcagaagctgaaaagcagacTTCCTTAACACCCAGAG AATTAGAAATCAGAAGACGGGAGGATGAGTACAGATTTACAA AACTGCTGCAGATTGCTGGAATCAGTCCACATGGTAATGCTTTAGGAGCATCAATGCAGCAACAAATGAACCAGCAGATACCTCAGGAAAAACGTGGAGGAGAAGTACTAGATTCACCCAATGATGacataaaacttgaaaaaagtaacattttgcTGCTTGGACCAACTGGATCAG GTAAAACCTTGCTGGCTCAGACTCTAGCTAAATGCCTAGATGTACCTTTTGCTATCTGTGATTGCACCACCTTGACTCAAGCTGGTTATGTTGGTGAAGACATTGAATCTGTCATTGCAAAACTCCTGCAAGATGCCAACTACAATGTAGAAAAAGCTCAGCAAG GAATTGTTTTTCTGGATGAAGTGGATAAGATTGGCAGTGTTCCTGGCATTCATCAGTTAAGGGATGTTGGAGGAGAAGGTGTCCAACAA GGCTTGTTAAAGTTGCTAGAAGGCACAATAGTAAATGTTCCAGAAAAGAATTCCCGTAAACTACGTGGAGAAACGGTGCAGGTTGACACAACAAACATCCTCTTTGTAGCTTCTGGTGCTTTTAATGGTCTTGACAGAATTatcagcaggaggaaaaatgaaaaa tatctAGGATTTGGGACACCATCTAACATGGGGAAAGGCAgaagggctgcagcagcagctgatctTGCAAACATCAGTGGAGAGTCAGATCCCCACGAAGATATTGAAGAAAAAGATCGTTTGCTGCGTCACGTGGAAGCCAGAGACCTGATAGAGTTTGGGATGATCCCTGAGTTTGTGGGACGTTTGCCTGTTGTGGTTCCTCTGCACAGCTTAGATGAGAAAACCCTTGTAAGGATTCTGACTGAGCCACGGAATGCTGTGGTTCCTCAGTACCAGGCACTGTTCAGCATGGATAAG TGTGAATTAAATGTGACTGAGGATGCTTTGAAGGCTATAGCCAGACTGGCCCTGGATAGAAAAACTGGTGCCAGAGGTCTTCGATCCATAATG GAGAAGCTGTTGCTGGAGCCCATGTTTGAAGTGCCCAATTCTGACATTGTGTGCGTGGAAGTTGACAAAGATGTTGTAGAAGGCAAAAAAGAGCCAGGATACATTAG
- the CLPX gene encoding ATP-dependent clpX-like chaperone, mitochondrial isoform X1 has protein sequence MSACHSCAAAARLLGSTLPSARRGITCGRTRIPVLGKLGTFETCSLKRIPLRNFSETPAYFASKDGASKDSSGEGSKKSVGEGSGKKAGSGSSGKGGNQLRCPKCGDLCTHVETFVSSTRFVKCEKCHHFFVVLSEADTKKSIIKEPESAAEAVKLAFQQKPPPPPKKIYNYLDKYVVGQCFAKKVLSVAVYNHYKRIYNNIPANMRQQAEAEKQTSLTPRELLQIAGISPHGNALGASMQQQMNQQIPQEKRGGEVLDSPNDDIKLEKSNILLLGPTGSGKTLLAQTLAKCLDVPFAICDCTTLTQAGYVGEDIESVIAKLLQDANYNVEKAQQGIVFLDEVDKIGSVPGIHQLRDVGGEGVQQGLLKLLEGTIVNVPEKNSRKLRGETVQVDTTNILFVASGAFNGLDRIISRRKNEKYLGFGTPSNMGKGRRAAAAADLANISGESDPHEDIEEKDRLLRHVEARDLIEFGMIPEFVGRLPVVVPLHSLDEKTLVRILTEPRNAVVPQYQALFSMDKCELNVTEDALKAIARLALDRKTGARGLRSIMEKLLLEPMFEVPNSDIVCVEVDKDVVEGKKEPGYIRAPTKDSSEEEYDSGVEEEGWPRQADAAHH, from the exons gtaTTACTTGTGGTCGTACACGCATCCCTGTTTTAGGAAAACTTGGGACTTTTGAAACGTGTTCCCTAAAAAGAATTCCTCTTAGAAACTTCTCAGAAACACCAGCATATTTTGCTTCTAAGGATGGTGCAAGCAAGGATAGTTCTGGAGAGGGAAGCAAG AAGTCTGTCGGTGAGGGGAGTGGTAAAAAGGCAGGCTCTGGAAGTTCTGGGAAAGGAGGGAACCAACTGCGCTGCCCGAAGTGTGGGGATCTCTGCACACACGTGGAGACCTTTGTCT CTTCCACCCGTTTTGTGAAGTGTGAAAAGTGTCACCATTTTTTTGTTGTACTATCAGAGGCAGACACAAAAAAGAGCATCATTAAGGAGCCTgagtcagcagcagaagctgtgaaGTTGGCATTCCAGCAGAAGCCACCACCTCCACCGAAAAAG atttataaCTACCTCGACAAATACGTTGTTGGTCAGTGTTTTGCCAAGAAGGTGCTTTCAGTTGCTGTGTACAATCATTACAAGAGAATCTACAATAATATCCCAGCTAACATGAGACAgcaagcagaagctgaaaagcagacTTCCTTAACACCCAGAG AACTGCTGCAGATTGCTGGAATCAGTCCACATGGTAATGCTTTAGGAGCATCAATGCAGCAACAAATGAACCAGCAGATACCTCAGGAAAAACGTGGAGGAGAAGTACTAGATTCACCCAATGATGacataaaacttgaaaaaagtaacattttgcTGCTTGGACCAACTGGATCAG GTAAAACCTTGCTGGCTCAGACTCTAGCTAAATGCCTAGATGTACCTTTTGCTATCTGTGATTGCACCACCTTGACTCAAGCTGGTTATGTTGGTGAAGACATTGAATCTGTCATTGCAAAACTCCTGCAAGATGCCAACTACAATGTAGAAAAAGCTCAGCAAG GAATTGTTTTTCTGGATGAAGTGGATAAGATTGGCAGTGTTCCTGGCATTCATCAGTTAAGGGATGTTGGAGGAGAAGGTGTCCAACAA GGCTTGTTAAAGTTGCTAGAAGGCACAATAGTAAATGTTCCAGAAAAGAATTCCCGTAAACTACGTGGAGAAACGGTGCAGGTTGACACAACAAACATCCTCTTTGTAGCTTCTGGTGCTTTTAATGGTCTTGACAGAATTatcagcaggaggaaaaatgaaaaa tatctAGGATTTGGGACACCATCTAACATGGGGAAAGGCAgaagggctgcagcagcagctgatctTGCAAACATCAGTGGAGAGTCAGATCCCCACGAAGATATTGAAGAAAAAGATCGTTTGCTGCGTCACGTGGAAGCCAGAGACCTGATAGAGTTTGGGATGATCCCTGAGTTTGTGGGACGTTTGCCTGTTGTGGTTCCTCTGCACAGCTTAGATGAGAAAACCCTTGTAAGGATTCTGACTGAGCCACGGAATGCTGTGGTTCCTCAGTACCAGGCACTGTTCAGCATGGATAAG TGTGAATTAAATGTGACTGAGGATGCTTTGAAGGCTATAGCCAGACTGGCCCTGGATAGAAAAACTGGTGCCAGAGGTCTTCGATCCATAATG GAGAAGCTGTTGCTGGAGCCCATGTTTGAAGTGCCCAATTCTGACATTGTGTGCGTGGAAGTTGACAAAGATGTTGTAGAAGGCAAAAAAGAGCCAGGATACATTAG